A genomic stretch from Bacteroidetes Order II. bacterium includes:
- the hutG gene encoding formimidoylglutamase has protein sequence MYQNPDLAHWQGRIDGETPEYWRWHQAIKIRSLSDIGPAPPEKAVALLGFACDEGVRRNQGRTGASLGPVSLRNACRNLPWHFPDFVTVTDVGDIVCVGTQLEEAQSHLSAAIHQLQTNQYFTVVMGGGHEVLYGHYKGLRQAFPDARIGIINFDAHFDLRAVEPSTGPTSGTGFWQIAQEEPLYYLALGIQRNGNTAALFEQARTLNVTVIQADDFHTDYREGIRKTIHTFMSTVDILYLTICLDVFATAFAPGVSAPTAMGLHPDAMLREVLRPIIYSSKLVSIDIAELNPTYDQDDRTAKLAAHLISDTIFAQTLNT, from the coding sequence ATGTACCAAAATCCAGATCTCGCCCATTGGCAGGGTCGAATAGATGGAGAAACGCCCGAATATTGGCGGTGGCATCAGGCCATAAAAATACGCTCTTTATCAGACATAGGACCAGCCCCTCCAGAAAAAGCCGTGGCACTCTTGGGCTTTGCTTGCGACGAAGGGGTTCGGCGGAACCAAGGTAGAACAGGAGCCTCTTTGGGCCCAGTTTCTTTGCGAAATGCCTGTAGAAACCTCCCTTGGCACTTTCCCGACTTTGTGACGGTAACGGATGTCGGAGATATCGTCTGCGTGGGAACGCAATTAGAAGAGGCCCAATCACATCTTAGCGCAGCTATTCATCAACTTCAGACCAATCAATATTTTACCGTGGTCATGGGTGGAGGACACGAAGTGTTGTATGGCCATTATAAAGGCTTGCGCCAAGCCTTCCCCGACGCAAGGATCGGCATTATTAACTTTGACGCACATTTTGATTTACGGGCCGTTGAACCAAGCACAGGCCCTACATCAGGAACAGGATTCTGGCAAATTGCCCAAGAAGAACCCCTTTATTATTTAGCACTTGGCATACAAAGAAACGGTAATACTGCCGCCCTTTTTGAGCAAGCCCGCACGCTGAATGTAACCGTTATCCAAGCAGACGATTTTCACACGGACTACCGAGAAGGGATACGGAAAACCATACATACCTTTATGTCAACTGTGGATATACTATACCTCACGATTTGCTTAGACGTTTTTGCGACGGCATTTGCACCCGGTGTCAGTGCACCAACCGCCATGGGCCTACATCCTGATGCGATGTTAAGAGAGGTTCTTAGGCCCATCATTTACTCATCAAAACTGGTTTCGATAGACATTGCGGAATTAAACCCAACCTACGACCAAGACGACCGTACAGCCAAATTGGCGGCACACTTAATCTCCGACACCATTTTCGCCCAAACACTTAATACATAA
- a CDS encoding urocanate hydratase produces the protein MDSTLSDFIKTYAAHPVYRAPMGRQLHAKSWQTEAPLRMLLNNLDAAVAENPEELVVYGGIGQAARDRPALEKIIALLLELDENHSLLIQSGKPVGIVRTHPEAPRVLIANSNLVPHWANWKHFNELRERGLMMYGQMTAGSWIYIGSQGILQGTYETFMECGRQHFGGNLRGKLLVSGGLGGMGGAQPLAATMAGATFLGVDIDPTRIQKRLETHYIDRMTDSFSEAMLWIQTAMSKKENLSVGLVGDIGDVLEKLLEAGITPDILTDQTSAHDPLNGYVPYGLTPEEALKLRKSDPVLYQERALRSMARHVGFMLQHQANGAVVFDYGNNLREFARQGGEPNAFNFPGFTPAYIRPLFCEGKGPFRWVALSGDPEDIFTTDRALLALFPENTGLATWIRGAQEKVAFQGLPARICWLGMGEREQAGLLFNELVRSGKVKAPIVIGRDHLDCGSVASPNRETEAMKDGTDAVSDWALLNLMSNTAGGATWVSFHHGGGVGMGFSQHAGMVVVADGTDRAAACIRRVLHNDPALGVFRHADAGYDKAQEWAKRFDLDMWG, from the coding sequence ATGGATTCGACTCTTTCGGACTTTATTAAGACATATGCTGCGCATCCAGTTTATCGCGCGCCAATGGGACGCCAATTACACGCAAAGTCATGGCAGACGGAAGCTCCCTTGCGTATGTTATTAAACAACTTAGATGCAGCCGTTGCTGAAAACCCGGAAGAGCTTGTTGTTTACGGCGGCATCGGACAAGCAGCCCGTGACCGTCCGGCTCTCGAAAAAATCATTGCCTTACTTTTGGAATTAGACGAAAACCACTCCCTTTTAATCCAATCTGGCAAGCCCGTTGGAATCGTCCGCACACACCCTGAAGCCCCCCGTGTACTCATTGCAAACAGCAATTTGGTTCCGCATTGGGCCAATTGGAAACATTTTAATGAACTACGCGAAAGGGGGTTGATGATGTATGGTCAAATGACCGCCGGAAGCTGGATCTACATCGGTTCGCAAGGCATTCTTCAAGGAACTTACGAAACCTTCATGGAATGTGGCCGACAACATTTTGGTGGCAATTTACGTGGAAAACTTTTGGTTTCAGGTGGCTTGGGTGGGATGGGCGGCGCACAACCCTTGGCCGCCACAATGGCTGGTGCTACCTTTCTGGGCGTAGATATAGACCCCACTCGTATCCAAAAACGTTTGGAAACACACTATATAGACCGCATGACCGATTCTTTTAGCGAGGCCATGCTTTGGATTCAAACCGCCATGAGCAAGAAGGAAAACCTCTCGGTGGGGTTGGTAGGCGATATTGGCGATGTACTGGAAAAACTGTTGGAAGCGGGCATTACACCCGATATTCTTACCGACCAAACATCCGCCCACGACCCCTTAAATGGTTATGTACCGTATGGATTAACACCAGAAGAAGCCCTTAAATTACGAAAGAGTGATCCAGTCCTCTATCAGGAGCGTGCATTAAGAAGCATGGCCCGTCATGTCGGTTTCATGCTACAGCACCAAGCAAACGGCGCCGTTGTCTTTGACTATGGCAACAATTTACGGGAATTTGCGCGTCAGGGTGGCGAACCCAATGCCTTTAATTTTCCAGGATTTACCCCTGCTTACATCCGCCCACTTTTTTGTGAAGGAAAAGGCCCATTTCGGTGGGTGGCGCTTTCTGGTGACCCGGAAGACATCTTCACCACCGATCGTGCCTTATTAGCACTTTTCCCCGAAAACACGGGCCTCGCCACTTGGATTCGAGGGGCGCAGGAAAAAGTGGCTTTCCAAGGGCTTCCTGCACGTATCTGCTGGCTTGGAATGGGTGAACGAGAACAGGCGGGTTTGCTTTTTAATGAACTGGTGCGTTCTGGGAAAGTGAAAGCACCGATTGTCATTGGTCGAGATCATTTAGATTGTGGCTCCGTGGCCTCTCCGAACCGAGAAACAGAAGCCATGAAAGACGGAACTGACGCCGTTTCCGACTGGGCCTTGCTCAATCTAATGTCCAATACTGCGGGAGGCGCTACTTGGGTTTCCTTTCACCACGGCGGCGGGGTAGGTATGGGTTTTTCGCAGCACGCGGGCATGGTTGTGGTGGCCGACGGAACGGATCGGGCAGCGGCCTGTATTCGTAGGGTGTTGCACAACGATCCAGCCTTAGGTGTTTTTCGCCATGCAGATGCCGGATATGACAAGGCGCAAGAATGGGCGAAACGGTTTGACTTAGATATGTGGGGTTAA
- a CDS encoding RidA family protein, whose amino-acid sequence MHTIFTPLAPTPAGHYSQAIVHERLVYVAGQLPIVPGQTHVVGSIEDQTRQVLHNVSMVLEAAGSSLNHLLKVTIYVSDMALWGRVNAIYSEVLGDHKPARAVVPVNPLHHGFQIEIDAIAALLS is encoded by the coding sequence TTGCATACCATATTTACCCCACTCGCTCCTACACCTGCTGGTCATTACAGCCAAGCCATCGTCCATGAAAGATTGGTTTATGTGGCTGGCCAATTACCCATTGTCCCTGGCCAAACCCATGTTGTTGGTAGCATCGAAGACCAAACCAGACAAGTACTACACAATGTTTCGATGGTTTTAGAAGCCGCAGGCAGCAGCCTGAACCATCTCCTTAAAGTGACCATTTATGTTTCGGATATGGCACTTTGGGGCCGCGTAAATGCCATTTACAGCGAAGTTTTGGGAGACCACAAGCCAGCCCGTGCCGTCGTACCCGTAAACCCTCTACATCATGGCTTTCAAATCGAAATAGACGCAATTGCAGCCCTTCTTTCGTGA
- the hutI gene encoding imidazolonepropionase, translating to MNQSVLIGPFTQILPLDDLPLKGALTDDRLRSIKAGGILVEAGKVKAIGRFDNLHRQFPHASIQEITQEAVVLPGFVDAHTHACFAGSRALDFAARNAGKSYLEIAESGGGIWRTVGATREASEAELATKTLHHTDVFLRQGVTTIEVKSGYGLSVNAELNMMRAIQRAAQESTATIIPTCLAAHMLPRDFAGDHQSYLAYIEHELWPVILKENLSKRIDIFIERSAFPSQVGLLYLQKAREAGFSVCVHADQFTTGGSTVAVKVGAASADHLEASGPTEIKQIAASKTVAIALPGASMGLGEPFAPARALLDAGATVAIASDFNPGSAPMGHLLLQASVLATYQKLSTAEVFAGLTFRAAKALELSDTGSLQVGYVGDFQAYPTNDYREILYSQGRIAPFYVWKHGKAYKIR from the coding sequence ATGAACCAGTCCGTACTCATTGGCCCTTTTACCCAAATTCTTCCTTTGGATGATTTGCCACTTAAAGGCGCCTTGACCGATGATCGGTTACGCAGTATTAAGGCGGGTGGAATTTTGGTTGAGGCAGGCAAAGTCAAGGCCATTGGCCGATTTGATAATTTGCATAGGCAATTTCCACACGCTTCCATTCAGGAGATCACACAAGAAGCCGTGGTACTTCCCGGTTTTGTAGATGCGCACACCCATGCGTGTTTTGCAGGCAGCCGCGCCCTAGATTTTGCTGCCCGAAATGCCGGGAAAAGTTATTTGGAAATTGCCGAAAGCGGCGGTGGCATCTGGCGAACCGTTGGTGCAACCCGTGAGGCCAGCGAAGCCGAACTTGCCACCAAAACATTGCATCACACCGATGTTTTTTTGCGTCAAGGAGTCACCACCATCGAAGTTAAAAGCGGGTATGGTTTATCGGTTAACGCAGAATTAAACATGATGCGGGCCATCCAGCGTGCTGCACAAGAAAGTACCGCAACCATCATTCCCACTTGCCTTGCAGCGCATATGCTGCCTCGCGACTTTGCAGGGGACCACCAAAGCTATTTGGCCTATATTGAACACGAACTCTGGCCCGTCATCCTAAAAGAAAATCTAAGTAAGCGTATAGATATTTTTATTGAACGTTCGGCATTTCCTTCCCAAGTTGGCCTTCTTTACTTACAAAAAGCACGAGAGGCCGGGTTTTCGGTCTGTGTTCATGCAGACCAGTTCACCACAGGCGGTTCAACGGTTGCAGTAAAAGTGGGCGCTGCGTCAGCAGATCACCTCGAAGCCAGTGGACCAACAGAAATCAAACAAATAGCAGCCTCCAAGACCGTTGCCATTGCCTTGCCAGGTGCTTCGATGGGCCTCGGAGAACCCTTTGCCCCTGCACGGGCCCTATTGGATGCAGGTGCTACCGTTGCCATTGCCAGTGACTTCAATCCGGGATCGGCTCCAATGGGCCATTTGTTGTTACAAGCCTCCGTTTTGGCCACCTACCAGAAGCTCAGTACCGCCGAGGTCTTTGCTGGTTTAACATTTCGTGCCGCTAAAGCATTGGAGTTGTCTGATACAGGATCATTGCAAGTGGGCTATGTGGGTGACTTTCAGGCCTATCCTACAAATGATTACCGCGAAATCTTGTATTCTCAAGGGAGAATAGCACCTTTTTACGTTTGGAAGCACGGTAAAGCCTATAAAATTAGATAA
- a CDS encoding DUF2911 domain-containing protein — protein MKPYITLTICGIYFALLSACTSSTDSPTPSEPESKASAGETAKIPLRDNSDARMSPNAMIAQNVGKTVITISYGRPGVKGRKIFGGLEAYGEVWRTGANESTVFSTPDDVLVNGQLLKKGIYALFVIPTEEEWTLIFNRKSDQWGAFNYNKNDDALRLNIKPEQISLVEWMTFSFDQLTENSAVAALSWETMRLPFRIESTR, from the coding sequence ATGAAACCCTATATAACACTAACCATTTGTGGAATATATTTTGCCCTCCTTTCGGCTTGTACCAGTTCTACTGATTCTCCGACGCCTTCTGAGCCGGAAAGCAAAGCCAGTGCTGGCGAAACCGCAAAAATACCTCTACGGGACAATAGCGACGCCCGGATGAGCCCGAATGCCATGATTGCACAAAATGTGGGCAAAACGGTTATCACCATTTCCTATGGGCGTCCGGGGGTAAAAGGCCGAAAAATATTTGGAGGATTAGAAGCCTATGGTGAAGTCTGGCGGACGGGGGCCAATGAATCTACCGTTTTTTCTACGCCAGATGATGTACTGGTGAATGGTCAATTGCTCAAAAAAGGGATATATGCGTTATTTGTGATCCCCACAGAAGAAGAATGGACCTTGATTTTCAACCGCAAGTCCGACCAATGGGGTGCTTTTAATTATAATAAAAATGATGACGCCCTTCGTCTGAATATTAAGCCAGAGCAAATTTCTTTGGTAGAATGGATGACTTTCTCCTTTGATCAATTGACGGAGAATAGTGCAGTTGCTGCATTGTCTTGGGAAACCATGAGGTTGCCTTTCCGCATCGAAAGTACACGATAA